A stretch of the Pelmatolapia mariae isolate MD_Pm_ZW linkage group LG23, Pm_UMD_F_2, whole genome shotgun sequence genome encodes the following:
- the LOC135932332 gene encoding cell adhesion molecule 4-like, whose protein sequence is MNAHATVPPLSGTSPSPFSDLVTKIGPKETYDTGDFAALIGGIVSVVLLLMICVIGVLMWCLSRHKGEYVTNEMEDKDEDADSGDGDSVGSDEALQSEEPLTAKEEE, encoded by the exons ATGAACGCTCACGCAACAGTGCCCCCTTTGTCAGGAACAAGCCCCTCTCCTTTTTCAGACCTTGTGACCAAGATAGGACCCAAGG AAACCTATGACACTGGAGATTTTGCCGCTTTGATTGGTG GAATCGTAAGTGTAGTTTTGTTGTTAATGATCTGCGTCATCGGCGTGCTGATGTGGTGCCTGTCCAGACATAAAGGCGAATACGTGACCAACGAGATGGAGGACAAAGACGAGGACGCCGACAGTGGTGACGGCGACTCCGTTGGCTCTGATGAAGCGCTCCAATCTGAGGAACCTCTGACAGCCAAAGAGGAGGaataa